A portion of the Naumovozyma castellii chromosome 2, complete genome genome contains these proteins:
- the MET32 gene encoding Met32p (ancestral locus Anc_8.486), whose translation MSEDALFFKQAAEAIVSTSLNISNVDPTIRELLNRIKVVNSSRPIPNSTSYNAVTNTASHEESIASPLFPFLGQDTLLDLLDKNITTSKFDGTGSNNSKIMKGTPRSDEGSRTGFQCNKCELYFIRSSDLRRHEKTHLSILPNICSQCGKGFARKDALKRYFGTLTCKRNRNKLLNLAPDGLLEKANLLNLKKEDNSKI comes from the coding sequence ATGAGTGAAGACGCATTATTCTTCAAGCAGGCCGCTGAAGCAATTGTCTCAACgtctttaaatatttcaaatgtgGACCCTACAATTCGAGAACTATTAAACCGAATAAAAGTAGtgaattcttcaagaccaattccaaattccACTTCATATAATGCAGTAACTAATACAGCTAGTCATGAAGAATCCATAGCGTCCCCATTATTTCCCTTTCTTGGACAAGACACATTGTTAGATCTGTtagataaaaatataacgaCTTCGAAATTCGATGGCACTGGATCAAATAATAGTAAAATAATGAAGGGAACACCAAGGTCGGATGAGGGTAGCAGAACTGGATTTCAATGTAATAAATGTGAACTGTACTTTATAAGATCGTCCGATCTGAGAAGACATGAAAAGACGCATTTATCAATTCTTCCTAACATTTGCTCCCAATGTGGTAAAGGATTCGCTAGAAAGGATGCTTTGAAGCGATATTTTGGCACTTTGACATGTAAGAGGAATAGGAATAAACTTCTGAATCTGGCACCGGATGGATTATTAGAGAAGGCcaatttgttgaatttgaaaaaagagGACAATAGCAAAATATAA
- the NCAS0B02510 gene encoding uncharacterized protein (ancestral locus Anc_8.484): MTGLMNSKRVLLIGNHPNIAFYTAKFQAQQNYEIFHISDTKSSSFTVETTTYGKEEFHLENHFTCIAHLSEALKELSDEPLFFDLVILSTSSLQQLSTASAELEPLLNETSRVIIENSGFIQLDTYFKDFPNSKIFNILCTYNLCQVGPNHYEQFGNVDSFNENTIFLGKSTTNGESLVTAKTYTDEITQSLENLKTIFEHLFTKDTIECCQYSPAKYISQEWSMSIPKICLDPLLILFEETSPNNLLNTILAKPLISGLITEVMTISKVLGIKPSHHLRDEDGILKNWKELYSNNDDLPSGLYHFMHDYNNLFNFDMYLLQPILLADAYDIKTPYLEFLFATLSQLERLNNGESNWFVRADKFKKLLKENEKLSSEYNRLNELSNKSEDSFKFERSKLQKEINDINAKKDQELRQLTNKISQLQNNLETQIQMNSNLRNQIRDNDDNSRDIEGIADTSLLSTSSMEQPLNLPNTTINGNSSTDNVKDRYLDDREQELQRKELQLKQKEAELQRTLQQQVKQYQSPKIPQDNTFNTPPLSPIATSEFRKPSYSRLQQNKGARNSHSNSALALSTNNFVDPITSGMSPLGNQNLDSFGEPLHSSSPHPYHHSPHSIKPTSRKNRNSHLTRIGNASSLKTDTFTSPTSPINTSNCFPSNPQQRFSQNNTIGPAMALDMPKPSRPTVLPVPDRRVASAGSTSFDTDPNQSNVTNNSSTNNTAPNTPNLSDNMYKFGESPASPALSASAQMETTNENDADAQPKKPQEGKKKKRFGLFKKKDKK; this comes from the coding sequence ATGACTGGTCTAATGAATTCTAAGCGGGTTCTCCTAATTGGCAACCATCCGAATATAGCATTTTACACTGCCAAATTCCAAGCTCAGCAGAACTACGAAATATTCCACATTAGTGATACAAAATCAAGCAGTTTTACAGTGGAAACAACTACATACGGTAAGGAGGAATTTCATTTGGAAAACCATTTCACTTGTATTGCTCATTTATCTGAGGCATTAAAAGAATTATCCGATGAACCACTATTTTTCGATCTCGTTATCTTAAGTACTTCATCATTACAACAACTATCTACTGCATCTGCTGAATTGGAACCCTTATTGAATGAAACTTCAAGAGTgatcattgaaaatagtGGATTCATTCAATTAGATACATATTTCAAAGACTTCCCCAATTCgaaaatattcaacatATTATGTACTTATAACCTTTGTCAAGTAGGACCCAATCACTATGAACAATTCGGTAACGTGGATAGCTTCAATGAGAATACAATTTTCTTGGGTAAGAGTACTACCAACGGTGAATCATTAGTGACCGCTAAAACCTATACTGACGAAATCACTCAAAGTTTAGAAAATCTAAAAACCATCTTTGAACACCTTTTCACAAAGGACACCATTGAATGTTGTCAATATTCTCCTGCAAAATATATCTCTCAAGAATGGTCAATGTCAATTCCCAAGATTTGCTTGGATCCATTACTAATTCTATTCGAAGAAACTTCTCccaataatttattaaacaCAATCTTAGCCAAACCACTAATTTCAGGATTAATAACTGAGGTGATGACTATTTCAAAAGTATTGGGTATTAAGCCTAGTCATCATCTACGTGATGAGGACGGTATATTAAAGAACTGGAAAGAGTTAtattccaataatgatgatttacCTTCTGGATTGTATCATTTCATGCATGATTACAATAACTTGTTCAATTTTGATATGTATTTATTACAACCAATCCTTTTAGCAGATGCGTATGACATCAAGACACCATATTTGGAGTTCTTATTTGCCACATTATctcaattggaaagattgaATAATGGTGAGTCAAATTGGTTTGTTAGAGCTGATAAGTTTAAAAAATTGCtaaaggaaaatgaaaagttATCAAGTGAGTATAATCGtttaaatgaattgagTAATAAAAGTGAAgattcatttaaatttgaaagaagtaAACTTCAAAAGGAAATCAATGACATTAACGCCAAGAAGGACCAAGAGTTAAGACAACTAACGAATAAGATCTCTCAATTACAGAACAATTTAGAAactcaaattcaaatgaattcaaatttgagAAATCAAATAAGAGacaatgatgataattcaAGAGATATTGAAGGTATTGCTGATACTTCATTGTTAAGTACATCAAGCATGGAACAACCGTTAAACCTCCCAAACACCACCATAAATGGGAATTCCTCAACTGATAATGTTAAAGACAGGTATTTGGATGATCGTGAAcaagaattacaaagaaaGGAATTGCAATTAAAGCAAAAAGAAGctgaattacaaagaaCTCTTCAACAACAAGTTAAGCAATACCAATCACCTAAGATTCCACAAGATAATACATTCAACACTCCACCATTATCACCAATTGCAACCAGTGAATTCAGGAAACCTTCATACTCCAGGttacaacaaaataaaggTGCCCGTAATTCGCATTCCAATTCAGCATTGGCTCTGTCGACAAACAACTTTGTAGATCCCATCACATCTGGAATGTCTCCATTGGGTAATCAAAACCTGGATTCGTTTGGAGAACCATTGCATAGTAGTTCACCCCACCCATATCATCATTCGCCTCATTCTATTAAACCTACAAGTAGAAAGAATAGGAACAGCCATTTGacaagaattggaaatgcTTCCAGTTTGAAGACTGATACTTTCACGTCACCAACATCTCCAATTAATACTTCTAATTGTTTCCCCTCCAATCCTCAACAAAGGTTTTCTCAAAATAATACTATTGGACCTGCTATGGCATTGGATATGCCAAAGCCATCAAGACCAACTGTATTGCCAGTGCCTGATCGTAGAGTTGCTAGTGCTGGTAGTACGTCATTTGACACCGATCCAAATCAATCAAACGTTACGAATAATAGCAGTACTAATAATACTGCTCCAAACACACCAAATCTTTCTGACAATATGTACAAGTTTGGGGAAAGTCCAGCTTCTCCAGCATTAAGTGCGTCAGCCCAGATGGAAACTACTAATGAGAATGATGCAGATGCCCAACCTAAAAAACCACAAGAgggaaaaaagaaaaagagattCGGCCTATTCAAAAAGAAGGATAAGAAATAG
- the BTT1 gene encoding CCR4-NOT core subunit BTT1 (ancestral locus Anc_8.485), producing the protein MPIDQEKLAKLQKLSIKNKVGGTRRKQTKKSGSSANANKDDTKLQAQLAKLHAVTIDNVAEANFFKADGNVMHFNKVGIQVAPQHNTSVFYGLPQEKGLQELFPGIISQMGPESIQALTQLASQLQKQKEKGAATEEEEKKDDAIPDLVEGQTFDEEVE; encoded by the coding sequence ATGCCAATCGATCAAGAAAAACTAGCCAAATTACAAAAGTTGTCCATAAAGAACAAAGTTGGTGGTACTAGAAGAAAACAAACCAAGAAATCCGGTTCCTCTGCCAATGCTAACAAGGATGACACCAAATTACAAGCTCAATTAGCTAAATTACATGCTGTCACCATTGACAATGTTGCTGAAGCCAACTTCTTTAAGGCTGATGGTAACGTTATGCATTTCAACAAGGTTGGTATCCAAGTTGCCCCACAACACAACACTTCCGTCTTCTACGGGTTACCACAGGAAAAGGGATTACAAGAATTATTCCCTGGTATTATCTCCCAAATGGGACCAGAATCCATTCAAGCTTTAACTCAATTGGCTTCTCAATTACAAAAGCAAAAGGAAAAGGGTGCTGccactgaagaagaagaaaagaaggatgaTGCAATTCCAGATTTGGTGGAAGGTCAAActtttgatgaagaagttgaataA
- the NCAS0B02520 gene encoding gluconokinase (ancestral locus Anc_8.478): MTTQQRPKVLVLAGTAGTGKSTIAEVLLKTYRPNHPNLEFVEGDDLHPPANVEKMSRGIPLGDEDRWGWLQSIADTSGANATKDGITVISCSSLKKKYRDFIRDAWPSCDFHFIFLYASKIEILRRLKQRMGHFMKENMMESQFKDLELPVVGEEKNCYIVKLDGKTFPQIENEVVELCGELMQ; this comes from the coding sequence ATGACTACACAACAAAGACCAAAAGTTTTGGTCCTCGCCGGTACTGCTGGTACGGGGAAATCCACCATTGCAGAGGTGTTATTGAAGACTTACCGTCCTAACCATCCAAACTTGGAGTTTGTGGAGGGGGACGATTTGCATCCTCCTGCTAATGTGGAGAAGATGTCCCGTGGGATTCCCTTGGGGGATGAGGATAGATGGGGGTGGTTGCAAAGTATTGCTGATACCTCCGGTGCTAATGCTACTAAGGATGGTATCACTGTGATTAGTTGTTCTagtttgaagaagaagtataGAGATTTTATTAGGGATGCTTGGCCAAGTTGtgatttccatttcattttcttgtaTGCTAGTAAGATTGAAATCTTGAGAAGATTGAAGCAAAGAATGGGTCATTTCATGAAGGAAAATATGATGGAATCacaatttaaagatttggAACTGCCCGTTGTTGGAGAAGAGAAAAACTGTTACATTGTCAAGTTGGATGGGAAGACATTCCCTCAAATTGAGAATGAAGTTGTCGAGTTATGTGGAGAATTAATGCAATAA
- the DIG2 gene encoding Dig2p (ancestral locus Anc_8.499), which translates to MMSTTMANSNATKEGVFSAPDDKIKGNTKGVAEQHLSIEPRDGKDNTKLQDIGILCVSPGIYQEKLDDEKLDSLKLSKDIEKNQRKVISKLSDTVDTAKDAKILNEESRSSLDQNISKKREIPLQNSGNSLKRKKIPRPLNLSDSNSSSASNSTTSSHFPPERSYTKSAPAHITKFPPRKITKPRVQYLGRGNPMGQTGRRITPPGPYSMYYPHFGPPQQPYPTMNPYGSPYYRFFPPGAFPPSPLQMYNQFMYPPRTAMPYTSQLQYYTNDRYREPSAQHQWSHEIPVSSRDRQPESRNQEEEDEDEDEDEEEEHPVEEDESTDLAIEANADSAISTSATNMSFNFGMQGDIRLMNNNFRFEFPLTSPTVDKKLFLNICGKIWDESRKLNDGGDSN; encoded by the coding sequence ATGATGTCAACAACCATGGCAAATAGTAATGCAACCAAGGAGGGAGTGTTCTCTGCTCCTGACGACAAAATAAAGGGCAACACCAAGGGCGTTGCAGAACAACATCTTTCCATTGAACCTCGCGATGGAAAGGACAACACAAAGTTACAAGACATTGGTATACTCTGTGTGTCTCCAGGAATATACCAGGAGAAATTGGacgatgaaaaattggattcattgaaattgtcCAAGGATATAGAGAAAAATCAACGTAAAGTGATCTCAAAGTTGTCCGATACCGTAGACACTGCAAAGGATGCTAAAATATTGAACGAAGAATCAAGGAGTAGTTTGGATCAAAATATATCGAAGAAGAGAGAGATACCGTTGCAGAATAGTGGcaattctttgaaaaggaaaaaaataccTCGTCCTTTGAATCTATCAGATAGCAACAGTAGTAGTGCTTCCAATTCAACAACCTCCAGTCATTTCCCTCCCGAGAGATCATATACCAAGAGTGCACCTGCTCATATCACAAAATTCCCACCTAGGAAAATTACAAAACCAAGAGTTCAATATCTAGGTAGAGGTAACCCAATGGGCCAAACGGGTCGGAGAATTACACCACCAGGCCCATACTCTATGTATTATCCACATTTTGGTCCACCACAACAACCTTACCCTACAATGAACCCCTATGGATCCCCATATTATAGATTTTTCCCACCGGGAGCCTTCCCACCTTCACCACTACAGATGTACAACCAATTCATGTACCCGCCAAGGACTGCAATGCCCTACACATCACAATTACAATATTATACAAACGATAGGTATAGGGAACCATCTGCACAACATCAATGGTCTCATGAAATCCCAGTAAGTTCACGTGACCGTCAACCTGAGAGTCGGAAtcaagaggaagaagatgaagatgaagatgaagatgaagaagaggaacaCCCAgttgaagaggatgaaagTACAGATTTAGCCATCGAGGCAAATGCTGATAGTGCTATTTCTACGAGCGCAACTAACAtgtctttcaattttggcATGCAAGGTGATATTCGTCTcatgaataataattttagatttgaatttccCTTAACATCACCCACAGTAGATAAGAAACTTTTCCTAAATATATGTGGGAAAATATGGGATGAAAGTagaaaattgaatgacGGTGGCGattcaaattaa
- the RMD5 gene encoding ubiquitin-protein ligase RMD5 (ancestral locus Anc_8.495): MVALLQVLKSDLSKFYDDEQMEEPCIQKCLDDTHEFKTNLRKLKAHLNKQIQESQNADSSTAPKEDAKLKRRRSLIIEKLNKSHKQWEHSLKKNSKHVLQQQNKFHKNSLSKLNEFSIDQVYLNKIPNDSKSDIKDAIGYHISRYNIGNLPVSGKDEIMQYLKNVYGIDEIISNKFVVMGQIIQDLKKNNLNTCFQWCQENKTTIGSSQFSSLEFELYFLNALELIKVGNTVETAKYFIEGIPQDSLIAIKSDIISKVPRLLTQVILGQQIQDIDCLMEEQLTKCINLFTKVFCEHNNLTKDSPIFLITLSGLISFQYFIKYRTIRAVAHVDWTTKDELPFDVKLPDFLTHFHPIFICPVLKEETTEENPPYSLVCHHIISKKALDKLSKNGTITFKCPYCPVNSARAKTNKVKFIGI, encoded by the coding sequence ATGGTTGCTCTATTGCAGGTGTTAAAGAGTGATCTTTCTAAATTTTACGATGATGAACAAATGGAAGAACCATGCATTCAAAAATGTCTAGATGACACCCATGAATTCAAGACTAACCTGAGGAAACTAAAAGCTCATTTGAACAAACAGATACAGGAGTCTCAGAATGCAGACTCTAGTACTGCTCCCAAAGAAGATGCAAAATTAAAGAGGAGGAGATCGTTGATCATTGAAAAGTTAAATAAGTCGCATAAGCAATGGGAACATTcactgaagaaaaattcaaaacatGTGTTGCAGCAGCAAAACAAGTTCCATAAAAATTCcctttcaaaattaaatgaattcaGTATAGATCAAGTCTATTTAAATAAGATTCCGAATGATTCGAAATCTGATATTAAGGATGCAATAGGCTATCACATATCCAGATATAACATTGGAAATTTGCCAGTAAGTGGGAAGGATGAGATTATgcaatatttgaaaaacgTTTATGGTATTGACGAAATTATATCGAACAAGTTTGTCGTAATGGGTCAAATTATTcaggatttgaaaaagaacaatttgaaTACTTGTTTTCAATGGTGTCAGGAGAACAAGACTACAATTGGTTCTTCCCAGTTTTCGTCATTGGAATTTGAGCTCTATTTTTTAAATGCATTAGAATTGATAAAAGTGGGGAATACTGTGGAAACAgctaaatattttattgaaGGAATACCCCAAGATTCATTAATTGCAATAAAGAGTGATATCATATCCAAAGTTCCACGTCTATTAACACAGGTTATATTAGGTCAACAAATACAAGATATCGATTGTCTGATGGAGGAACAGTTAACTAAATGCATTAACCTATTCACAAAAGTATTTTGTGAACATAACAATTTAACTAAAGATTCTCCAATTTTCTTGATCACGTTAAGCGGATTGATATCTTTCCAATACTTTATAAAATACAGAACCATTCGAGCGGTCGCCCATGTGGACTGGACTACCAAGGATGAGTTACCATTTGACGTGAAATTACCCGATTTCCTGACGCATTTCCATCCCATCTTTATTTGTCCTGTATTAAAAGAAGAGAcaacagaagaaaatcCTCCATACTCTTTAGTATGTCATCATATTATATCCAAGAAGGCTTTGGACAAGCTATCCAAAAATGGGACAATTACTTTCAAATGCCCATATTGTCCTGTGAATTCGGCAAGGGCCAAGACAAACAAAGTGAAATTCATAGGAATATAA
- the NCAS0B02500 gene encoding opsin family protein, with the protein MNATLEEVVKSHGNRAVRSNPPHGLDFHITEQGSDWLWAAFSIFGFLAVVYIGLFFVAEAKGTSLTKYALASTLLISMFNFFGYYTYASNLGWTDVQAEFNHLHVHPSITGLSPGVRQIFYAKYCAWFLSWPLLVFLTEMTGMSISEEGKLEELNVIDTIHSLLFQIVGSAFWVVALLVGSLIKSTYKWGYWVFGCVAMLLVQGVFIKRQFVDLKIKGFTLCMHVTAMLIVWLYFICWGLSEGGNRIQPDSEAVFYGILDVCIFGIYPAYLCFIAQYYGTTPKMSWKMNSPFHKHEEDEEEHFTKEAQPDSPRNSGETQVQPEEGESTPAAAEAQS; encoded by the coding sequence atgaacGCAACGTTAGAAGAAGTTGTGAAATCGCATGGTAATCGTGCTGTGAGATCAAACCCTCCACATGGTTTAGATTTCCATATTACTGAACAAGGTTCAGACTGGTTGTGGGCTGCCTTCTCAATCTTTGGGTTCTTAGCTGTAGTCTACATTGGTCTATTCTTTGTTGCTGAAGCTAAGGGTACTTCATTAACTAAATATGCATTGGCATCAACTTTATTGATATCAatgtttaatttcttcGGTTATTACACATATGCTTCAAACTTAGGTTGGACAGATGTTCAAGCTGAATTCAACCATCTACATGTGCATCCAAGTATTACTGGTTTATCTCCAGGTGTGAGACAAATTTTCTATGCTAAATATTGTGCCTGGTTCTTATCATGGCCTTTATTGGTTTTCTTGACTGAAATGACTGGTATGTCTATCAGTGAAGAAGGtaaattagaagaattaaaCGTCATTGATACTATCCATTCATTGTTGTTCCAAATTGTTGGTTCTGCATTTTGGGTCGTTGCTTTATTAGTCGGTTCTTTAATCAAGTCTACCTATAAATGGGGTTACTGGGTTTTCGGTTGTGTTGCTATGTTATTAGTTCAAGGTGTCTTTATCAAGAGACAATTTgttgatttgaagattaaAGGTTTCACCTTATGTATGCATGTTACTGCTATGTTAATTGTTTGGTTATACTTCATCTGTTGGGGTTTATCTGAAGGTGGTAACAGAATTCAACCAGATTCAGAAGCTGTTTTCTACGGTATCTTGGATGTTTGTATCTTTGGTATCTATCCAGCTTACTTATGTTTCATTGCCCAATATTATGGTACCACACCAAAGATGTCTTGGAAGATGAATAGTCCATTCCATAAGcatgaagaagatgaagaagaacattTCACAAAGGAAGCTCAACCAGATTCCCCAAGAAATTCAGGTGAAACTCAAGTTCAACCTGAAGAAGGTGAATCTACTCCAGCTGCTGCTGAAGCTCAATCCTAG
- the CTA1 gene encoding catalase A (ancestral locus Anc_8.497), producing the protein MNDNTNTSDVRGDRVVTNAQGNPLNDPFATQRVGQHGPLLMQDANLIELLAHFNRENIVERLPHAHGSGAFGYFEVTDDITDICGSAMFSKIGKRTRCLTRFSTVGGEKGSADTARDPRGFSTKFYTEEGNLDWVYNNTPVFFIRDPAKFPHFIHTQRRNPETHMKDANMFWDFLTTPENQVAIHQVMILFSDRGTPASYRTMNGYSGHTYKWSNKKGEWHYVQVHIESDQGVKNLTNEEAIKMAGENPDYCQKDLFEAIQKKKFPSWTVSIQTMTEEDAKKLPFSVFDLTKVWPHKQFPLRRVGRLVLNENPLNYFAQIEQAAFSPSTTVPYQEPSADPVLQARLFAYPDAQRYRLGPNYHQIPVNCPYASKVFNPAMRDGPMNVDGNLGSEPNYLATKNPYNFSQSSRPIQQHQEVWNGPAVPFHWATSPGDIDFVQARDLYQKVLSQQPGAQDRLAHNIGFHIASSQPEIQKRVLDMFARVDKKLANNIFKECELRKKELCRF; encoded by the coding sequence ATGAACGATAACACAAACACAAGCGACGTTAGAGGAGATAGAGTCGTTACAAACGCTCAAGGTAACCCGCTCAATGACCCATTTGCCACCCAAAGGGTAGGTCAACATGGTCCCTTATTAATGCAGGATGCAAACTTGATTGAATTACTAGCTCATTTCAATAGAGAAAATATCGTGGAAAGGTTGCCACATGCTCATGGTTCTGGTGCATTTGGTTATTTTGAAGTCACCGATGATATCACTGACATTTGTGGTTCTGCCATGTTCAGTAAAATTGGGAAGAGAACAAGATGTTTGACTAGATTCTCCACCGTCGGGGGTGAAAAGGGTAGTGCTGATACCGCTAGAGATCCAAGAGGGTTTTCCACCAAATTTTACACGGAAGAAGGTAATTTGGATTGGgtttataataataccCCGGTTTTCTTTATTAGAGACCCTGCCAAGTTCCCACATTTTATTCATAcccaaagaagaaacccAGAAACTCATATGAAAGATGCAAACATGTTTTGGGATTTTTTAACAACACCAGAAAATCAAGTCGCCATCCATCAAGTAATGATTTTATTCTCAGATAGAGGTACTCCTGCAAGTTACAGAACTATGAATGGGTACTCGGGACATACTTACAAATGGTCTAACAAGAAAGGTGAATGGCATTATGTTCAGGTTCATATTGAAAGTGATCAAGGAGTTAAGAATTTAACTAATGAGGAAGCTATTAAGATGGCAGGTGAAAATCCAGACTATTGCCAAAAGGATTTATTTGAAGctattcaaaagaaaaaattccCTTCATGGACTGTTTCCATTCAAACTATGACTGAAGAAGACGCTAAGAAATTACCATTTTCAGTCTTTGATTTAACAAAAGTTTGGCCACATAAGCAATTCCCTCTACGTAGAGTGGGTAGACTTGttttaaatgaaaatccattgaattattttgcTCAAATTGAACAAGCTGCTTTCTCACCAAGTACTACAGTTCCATATCAAGAGCCAAGTGCTGATCCAGTCTTGCAAGCAAGATTATTCGCATATCCTGATGCTCAAAGATACAGACTTGGACCCAATTATCACCAAATTCCAGTTAATTGTCCATATGCATCCAAGGTCTTTAACCCTGCTATGAGAGATGGTCCAATGAATGTTGATGGGAACTTGGGTTCCGAACCAAATTATTTGGCAACAAAGAACCCATATAACTTTTCTCAAAGTTCTAGACCCATTCAACAACATCAAGAAGTTTGGAATGGTCCTGCGGTTCCATTCCATTGGGCTACTTCACCTGGTGATATAGATTTTGTTCAAGCCAGAGATTTGTATCAAAAGGTACTTTCTCAACAACCTGGTGCACAAGACAGACTAGCTCATAATATTGGTTTCCATATTGCTTCTTCACAACctgaaattcaaaaaagaGTCTTGGACATGTTTGCAAGAGTTGATAAGAAATTGGcaaacaatatattcaagGAATGTGAATTGAGAAAGAAGGAACTTTGTAGATTCTAA
- the NCAS0B02440 gene encoding ANP1/MMN9/VAN1 family protein (ancestral locus Anc_8.500) codes for MVSLKKKMTSLFRSRSLRKHPWLVILSPIVILYLIYFCFFKIDPPTWGLDGKPIDDYKFAYERENTFYFPFTNKFKMPKYSYKKKTNWLFNDRAEDTIPEGHIAHYDLNKLQSSANAAENKEHVLILTPLKSFEQGYWDNLLKLSYPRDAIELGFIIPRTKKGDHSLKKLESAIKKVQTAKQGDKFSKITILRQNSKGFETVPEKKEVSEIEYEKQIRAEMALARNELLASTLGPQTAWILWLDSDIVETPPSLIQDMTHHDKPVLAANVYERYKDRESGELSIRPYDFRNWIESTEALQLASGMQEDEIIVEGLAGISTNRQLMTHFYQQDGSPSSEISLDGVGASCLLVKSEVHRDGAMFPNFPFYHLIESEGFAKMAKRLTYEVYGLPNYLVYHQQD; via the coding sequence ATGgtttctttgaagaagaagatgacaTCGCTGTTTAGGTCCAGAAGTTTAAGGAAGCACCCATGGTTGGTCATCCTAAGTCCGATTGTCATCTTGTATCTAATTTACTTTTgttttttcaagattgaTCCTCCCACTTGGGGATTGGATGGTAAACCAATCGATGATTACAAGTTTGCATACGAAAGGGAGAAcactttttattttcctttcacaaataaattcaagatGCCAAAGTATTCatacaagaagaagacaaaTTGGTTATTTAACGATCGTGCCGAGGATACCATTCCAGAAGGCCACATTGCTCATtatgatttgaataaattgcAATCATCTGCCAATGCAGCTGAAAATAAGGAACATGTCCTTATCTTGACTCCCTTAAAGTCTTTTGAACAAGGATATTGGgataatttattgaaattatcatATCCAAGAGATGCCATCGAATTGGGATTCATTATTCCAAGAACTAAAAAGGGTGATCATtccttgaagaaattagaatCTGCAATCAAGAAAGTGCAAACGGCTAAACAAGGTGacaaattttccaagattaCCATCTTGAGACAAAATTCAAAGGGTTTTGAAACTGTTCCCGAGAAGAAGGAAGTATCTGAAATCGAATATGAAAAGCAAATTCGTGCAGAAATGGCCTTGGCTAgaaatgaattattagCATCTACTTTAGGACCTCAAACAGCTTGGATCTTATGGCTTGATTCTGATATTGTTGAAACACCTCCATCTTTGATACAAGATATGACTCATCATGATAAACCTGTCTTAGCTGCAAATGTTTATGAGAGATATAAAGACAGAGAAAGTGGAGAATTATCTATTAGACCTTATGATTTTAGAAATTGGATTGAGAGTACTGAAGCTCTCCAGCTGGCATCTGGAATgcaagaagatgaaatcaTTGTCGAAGGTTTAGCCGGTATTTCAACTAATAGACAACTAATGACACATTTTTACCAACAAGATGGATCACCTTCATCGgaaatttcattagatGGTGTTGGTGCATCTTGTCTGTTGGTGAAATCTGAAGTTCATAGAGATGGTGCAATGTTCCCCAATTTCCCattttatcatttgatTGAATCTGAAGGGTTTGCTAAAATGGCAAAAAGACTAACGTATGAGGTATATGGTTTACCAAACTACTTAGTATACCATCAACAAgattga